In Paenibacillus sp. BIC5C1, a genomic segment contains:
- a CDS encoding VWA domain-containing protein has product MVKDNAELNRVETLNRWRLILGESAEEGLSNAEDYSPDDFKYTEVDEILGYLYNREYGEEQGYRKGGGRGTSDLTVPKWLHKVRELFPKSTVEILEKQALDRYGLTELLTDKKLLESLEPNMNLLKNIMQFKGRMKGDVLKSAKEIVRVVVEELRRKLESQTKASIMGKRSRYASSSVRSLRNLNFKQTITKNLKNYDKNNRRFVIDRLYFDGNIQSHNKWDIIIGVDESGSMLDSVIYSSVMASIFYRLNALRTKLFIFDTQVVDLSDRLEDPVDVLMNVQLGGGTHITKALRYGETLIENPGKTIYILASDLEEGYPIQHMYKACKDILDTGCKLLVLTALDFNGDTVYNKHAAQTLSNMGAHVAAITPNELADWIGEIIT; this is encoded by the coding sequence ATGGTGAAAGACAATGCTGAGCTGAATCGGGTGGAAACCTTAAACCGTTGGCGCCTTATTCTAGGTGAATCCGCCGAAGAAGGACTGTCCAATGCAGAAGATTACTCCCCTGATGATTTTAAATATACCGAAGTCGATGAGATTCTGGGATATCTGTATAATCGCGAATACGGTGAAGAGCAGGGTTACAGAAAAGGGGGAGGTAGGGGCACCTCGGATCTAACCGTTCCCAAATGGTTGCATAAGGTCAGGGAACTGTTCCCGAAATCAACGGTAGAAATTCTGGAGAAACAGGCGCTTGACCGTTATGGTCTAACCGAATTGTTAACGGACAAAAAGCTGCTGGAATCCCTCGAACCCAATATGAACCTACTCAAGAACATCATGCAATTTAAAGGACGAATGAAAGGCGACGTATTAAAGAGCGCCAAGGAAATCGTACGAGTCGTGGTTGAAGAGCTGCGACGCAAACTCGAATCTCAGACCAAAGCGAGCATTATGGGGAAACGCAGCCGTTATGCATCCAGTTCGGTGCGTTCCTTACGCAATTTGAATTTCAAGCAGACGATTACCAAGAACTTGAAGAACTATGACAAAAACAATCGAAGATTTGTAATTGATCGTCTATATTTTGACGGGAATATCCAGTCTCACAACAAGTGGGACATCATCATTGGTGTGGATGAGAGCGGAAGCATGTTAGATTCAGTGATATACAGTTCGGTGATGGCAAGCATTTTCTATCGCCTAAATGCACTACGAACGAAATTGTTCATTTTTGACACACAGGTCGTCGATTTGAGTGACAGGCTGGAAGATCCGGTAGATGTGCTCATGAATGTGCAGCTTGGCGGGGGAACACATATTACCAAGGCACTCCGTTATGGTGAGACGTTAATCGAAAATCCTGGTAAAACAATATACATTCTCGCTAGCGATTTGGAGGAGGGTTATCCGATCCAGCACATGTATAAGGCATGTAAGGATATTCTGGATACGGGCTGCAAATTGCTTGTGTTGACTGCACTCGATTTTAACGGAGATACCGTGTACAACAAACATGCTGCGCAGACGTTATCCAATATGGGTGCACATGTTGCTGCGATTACACCCAATGAGTTGGCGGACTGGATTGGCGAAATTATTACTTAA
- a CDS encoding DUF4132 domain-containing protein: MLTADRAVEALVEKFAEVCSNEYSLKTDRSLEIIDFVMGTTDKFPDMMGGSSHYAYQTIDVLMKIAKKDDGDIFFRAGAIVIHMESNYSRRNSWRTDGFTLCLGNDSEAYGLSGKSKTNDRMGGLLSRLEKINRYAGEKEILDELKSRLKGNFKDVINGMILLRLYSDLNDSPSHFAQVQQFTQSLPTLFQHVMTHDTSKLRNELHALIEPLVVCNFQTKHNRSAYELNDEFLREKHNQVIAENYLSSSLSKKEQLSYSEFDKTMILLSNALLYLVNISGGKQRFLEDQSETGLILLEAINQLHEIYPLEVRRYLLSMDPRTKNANELLSGLLPLDEPYQLIEMLRNELESYTIPWQFLQSAIVNEPQQAIRAYHILKPPFLKLCIQKMLEDHGIEVPDVDETVEQAVFSALRHPLDGGRQGLAIARYLHGESSLEEYWEDPNSRGLFNNLNRDKKRVHNLISISFLPLDSEAMRRFVILTTYPEWTLDIVSDMYQSYAFSGEKLLELYGQDPEVKQEKLLSSLISLNGMTDYKYKSMPQDEYRRIIQQNLDFALGQYKKLPTDTRIIILEITFEQRHELSTKQVAEAIRAGLQDSSKKANGVALSEFNRIPDQDLYTTIYRSEKKTGVKEMALSAIRSLDNSKDIYLGLLEGEKSAEWKNLIQILLDTTDQSPEYAHAALADQADAKKLTRLSWLSLNDLPSLIRSEDNQPLDDRIKQYILVQSIDHTSAPNERLNELREYASEESLARFASELLQLWIQDGASAKEKWVMYLSALFGDIQIVNTLAPQIKEWTENSRGAIAADAVKVLAYLKEPSALMAIDKIKRSVKNRQVKGAAEEALQLAAENLGLTSEQLEDRLVTTLGFDQNGTMQLSYGERSFLIKVNGDLQVVVVNEETGKSVKSLPAPAQKDDAELAAHSKARFTQLKKDLKTMVNIQAQRLEESLSKQRLWSADEWTALFVQNVIMQKFAVGLIWGTYEDGQLVTTFRYMEDGTFNTVDEDEYELPSGSLVGLIHPLELDQSTLEGWKTQLEDYEIKQPFEQLNRQIHVPEDEDKNKVEYDRLPESDFSPTAFPKALEKYGWIKGPAQDGGWYHEFYKEYGDLVAELRFSGTSISYYEGLEDITLESLHFFKPGSQKHYYYSDNKSIALGEIAGRVFSETIYDILRASGR; this comes from the coding sequence ATGTTAACCGCAGACCGCGCAGTAGAAGCTTTGGTGGAGAAGTTTGCAGAGGTGTGTTCCAATGAATATTCGTTGAAAACGGATCGGAGTTTGGAAATCATTGATTTTGTGATGGGAACGACGGACAAGTTTCCGGATATGATGGGAGGTTCCAGTCATTATGCCTACCAGACGATAGACGTACTCATGAAAATTGCCAAAAAAGATGACGGAGATATCTTTTTTCGAGCTGGAGCCATTGTAATTCATATGGAATCCAATTATTCCAGAAGAAATTCATGGAGAACCGATGGTTTTACACTCTGCCTTGGGAACGACTCCGAAGCTTATGGACTGAGTGGAAAGAGCAAAACCAATGATCGGATGGGCGGGTTGCTGTCCCGTTTGGAGAAAATCAATCGCTATGCTGGAGAGAAGGAAATTCTGGATGAATTGAAGAGCAGACTGAAGGGGAATTTCAAGGATGTAATCAATGGAATGATACTCCTGCGACTCTATTCAGATCTCAATGATAGCCCTTCTCATTTTGCCCAGGTGCAACAGTTCACTCAATCTCTGCCAACATTGTTTCAACATGTGATGACCCATGATACAAGTAAGCTGCGGAACGAATTGCATGCATTGATTGAGCCACTGGTGGTTTGCAATTTTCAAACGAAACATAACAGATCTGCATATGAATTGAATGATGAATTCCTCCGGGAGAAGCATAATCAGGTTATAGCTGAGAACTATTTGAGTTCTTCTCTCTCCAAAAAGGAGCAGCTGTCTTACAGTGAGTTCGACAAAACGATGATCCTTTTGAGCAATGCATTGTTGTATTTGGTTAACATCAGTGGCGGCAAACAACGTTTCCTTGAAGACCAAAGTGAGACCGGTCTTATTTTGCTCGAAGCCATAAACCAATTACATGAGATCTATCCACTTGAAGTCCGTCGCTACTTGTTAAGCATGGATCCAAGAACAAAAAATGCTAATGAATTGCTGTCAGGGCTGTTGCCTCTAGACGAGCCATATCAACTCATCGAAATGTTGCGTAATGAACTCGAATCGTACACCATACCCTGGCAATTTCTGCAATCTGCGATTGTGAATGAGCCGCAGCAAGCGATTCGTGCATACCACATTTTAAAACCCCCGTTCCTCAAATTGTGTATTCAAAAAATGCTGGAGGACCATGGAATCGAAGTGCCAGATGTGGATGAAACGGTTGAACAAGCCGTGTTCAGTGCGCTTCGACATCCATTAGATGGAGGGAGACAGGGGCTTGCGATTGCACGATATTTGCACGGTGAAAGCTCCCTTGAAGAATACTGGGAAGATCCGAATAGTCGTGGGCTGTTTAATAACCTGAATCGTGACAAAAAGCGCGTTCATAACTTGATCAGCATTAGCTTCCTGCCTTTGGATTCGGAGGCGATGCGTCGGTTCGTGATTCTGACTACGTATCCCGAGTGGACTCTGGATATCGTTTCTGATATGTATCAGTCTTACGCATTTAGCGGTGAGAAGCTGTTGGAACTTTACGGCCAAGATCCAGAGGTAAAACAAGAGAAATTGCTGTCCAGTCTGATTTCTCTCAACGGTATGACCGATTACAAGTACAAATCGATGCCTCAGGATGAATATCGCCGGATCATTCAGCAAAATCTGGACTTTGCTCTGGGACAGTACAAGAAACTACCCACGGACACGCGCATCATCATTTTGGAAATCACCTTTGAACAACGTCACGAGCTATCAACAAAACAAGTAGCTGAAGCGATTCGTGCCGGATTGCAGGATTCATCCAAAAAGGCAAATGGCGTGGCGTTATCTGAATTCAATCGGATTCCTGACCAGGACTTATACACGACAATATATCGTTCGGAGAAAAAAACGGGTGTGAAAGAAATGGCTCTGAGCGCCATCCGCAGTTTGGATAATAGCAAGGATATATACCTTGGGCTTCTGGAGGGTGAGAAGTCTGCCGAATGGAAGAACCTGATTCAAATTCTGCTGGATACCACGGATCAAAGCCCAGAGTATGCTCATGCGGCACTTGCAGATCAGGCAGATGCCAAAAAGCTGACCAGACTAAGCTGGTTGTCTTTGAACGATCTTCCTTCTCTGATACGTTCAGAGGACAATCAACCATTAGATGATCGAATCAAGCAGTATATCTTGGTGCAATCAATAGATCATACATCTGCTCCAAACGAAAGACTGAATGAACTACGTGAGTATGCAAGCGAGGAGTCGCTCGCAAGGTTTGCTAGCGAGCTGCTACAGTTGTGGATTCAGGACGGTGCTTCTGCGAAGGAGAAGTGGGTAATGTACCTCTCGGCACTCTTTGGCGATATTCAAATTGTGAATACATTGGCTCCCCAAATTAAGGAATGGACAGAAAACAGCCGAGGGGCCATTGCGGCTGATGCTGTAAAAGTACTGGCCTATCTTAAGGAACCATCCGCTCTCATGGCGATTGACAAGATCAAACGCAGTGTGAAGAACCGACAGGTTAAGGGTGCGGCTGAAGAAGCATTGCAGCTGGCTGCAGAAAATTTGGGACTCACCTCGGAACAGTTGGAAGATCGACTCGTCACCACACTTGGTTTTGATCAGAATGGAACGATGCAGCTGAGCTACGGGGAGCGTTCATTCCTGATAAAAGTGAATGGAGATCTGCAGGTGGTTGTTGTAAATGAAGAAACGGGTAAATCTGTGAAGAGTCTACCTGCTCCTGCACAGAAAGATGATGCTGAACTTGCAGCACATTCTAAGGCGCGTTTCACACAATTGAAGAAGGATCTCAAAACAATGGTTAACATCCAGGCACAACGTCTGGAAGAATCTTTGTCTAAACAACGGCTGTGGTCTGCTGATGAGTGGACAGCATTGTTTGTACAGAATGTAATCATGCAGAAATTTGCTGTAGGTCTGATATGGGGCACATATGAAGATGGTCAGTTGGTCACCACGTTCCGTTATATGGAGGATGGCACGTTTAATACCGTCGATGAGGATGAATACGAGCTGCCTTCGGGATCTCTAGTGGGATTGATTCATCCACTCGAACTTGACCAATCTACGCTCGAAGGATGGAAAACGCAGTTGGAGGATTATGAGATCAAGCAGCCGTTTGAGCAACTGAATCGTCAAATTCATGTGCCTGAGGATGAAGACAAAAACAAGGTTGAATATGACCGCTTGCCGGAGTCTGATTTCTCTCCCACCGCATTCCCCAAAGCACTGGAGAAATACGGATGGATCAAAGGTCCAGCACAAGACGGCGGCTGGTATCATGAATTTTACAAAGAGTATGGAGATCTTGTCGCAGAACTGCGCTTCAGTGGTACCAGCATTTCATATTATGAAGGATTGGAAGATATCACGCTTGAATCTCTGCACTTCTTCAAACCCGGCAGTCAGAAACACTATTATTATAGCGATAACAAGTCCATTGCTTTGGGTGAAATTGCAGGTCGTGTGTTCAGTGAGACGATCTATGATATTTTAAGAGCGTCAGGACGTTGA
- a CDS encoding WG repeat-containing protein: MSMSEPLLTQIFNQHIPADATVVTIDKPVKHPAIYASDLTGDGMPEIAAVYQQGGELMLLVLKFYQGHWIKMSLTKGLGYGVTLLTAASVTSTARNNLIVGWQIGAIWSKLAVYDWTESGLTDQAPKDLYYSHAEIIDMPGHHGRDGKVEIALWIHDTGEAYRVEIIRWQNGKWVPATDVYPYYFPKVVQYYEQLTEQFPDYTFYWYYLADAQYKAGLFPAALVSVQKALSFSSPYPSREVLLELEKKIRQAMGTEGPRETTWLFPISVRTTTGTRWGYMDAQGRIRLEPILDDAQDFQRNGLAVVVKDGKTGIINLNGQFVVQPVYDSINSFSEGRAIVIDSQGFKMIDEQGAVLTKRAYPFIADVKDGRALFYLSDSSQAGGEVSRYGYLDTSGNEVIRAQFASANDFQDGKAVVQIKENEYALINQNGQRLATYPYAYVGPLGNGLLPFQKEASGKYGYIDESGHIRIQPSFTSAFPFSGGYAIVNTAEDYNYIYGVINTQGTFTIQPAYNDIRDLGEHRLALGQAIDPKQSFLGSVYAIADVNGRKLSDFVYTDVSNYKGGLASATNGTQTFFLDLNGRPASGYPRVEGSGTLELVAPDLIKAYVDQRVSYVNRAGQIIWRQNTIVPLHPPYRVREEKYKPNPNYLVYYPQVEGLTDQAAQLALNAKLKALSQVKPIPADQKLDYTYTGDFDITFYQQQLLQLKLTGYNYPAGAAHGMPTMIYAIINLSSGQMYELKDLFKPNSDYVKVLSKIVGDQIKNDPQYSYVFPDTYEGISPDQPFFVTADALHLYFSPYEIAPYVAGFPTFTIPFTQIKDIINTEGSFWKAFHELP, translated from the coding sequence ATGTCCATGAGCGAACCTCTATTAACGCAAATTTTCAATCAACATATCCCGGCTGACGCAACTGTCGTCACCATTGATAAACCGGTCAAACATCCGGCTATTTATGCTTCAGATTTAACGGGAGACGGAATGCCGGAGATTGCTGCTGTATATCAGCAGGGCGGAGAATTAATGCTGCTTGTTCTGAAATTTTACCAAGGTCACTGGATCAAGATGTCTTTGACGAAAGGCTTGGGTTATGGCGTTACCTTGCTGACAGCGGCATCTGTAACATCCACAGCGAGGAACAATCTCATTGTCGGCTGGCAGATCGGTGCGATCTGGTCGAAGCTTGCTGTATACGATTGGACGGAATCAGGACTGACAGATCAGGCGCCAAAAGATTTGTATTACAGCCATGCGGAAATCATCGATATGCCGGGTCACCACGGCAGAGATGGTAAAGTAGAAATTGCACTCTGGATTCATGATACAGGTGAAGCTTATCGGGTCGAAATCATCCGCTGGCAGAATGGGAAATGGGTTCCCGCAACAGATGTATACCCGTATTACTTCCCCAAGGTCGTACAGTATTACGAACAATTGACTGAACAATTTCCAGACTACACGTTCTATTGGTACTATCTCGCAGATGCCCAGTACAAGGCCGGATTATTTCCTGCTGCACTCGTTTCGGTCCAAAAAGCGCTAAGCTTCAGTTCCCCGTACCCTTCACGGGAAGTTCTGCTTGAGCTGGAAAAGAAAATTAGGCAAGCCATGGGTACAGAGGGTCCGCGTGAAACGACGTGGTTATTTCCGATATCGGTCAGGACAACGACTGGAACCCGGTGGGGTTATATGGACGCCCAAGGTCGTATTCGACTGGAACCAATACTTGACGATGCCCAAGACTTCCAACGAAATGGCCTGGCTGTTGTGGTAAAAGACGGGAAGACTGGCATCATCAATCTTAACGGACAATTTGTCGTTCAACCTGTATACGATTCCATTAATTCTTTTTCAGAAGGTCGGGCCATTGTCATTGATTCCCAAGGGTTCAAGATGATTGATGAACAAGGCGCAGTATTGACCAAACGGGCATATCCCTTTATTGCCGATGTGAAGGACGGTCGAGCGTTGTTTTACCTTTCAGACAGCAGTCAGGCAGGTGGGGAAGTCAGTCGCTACGGTTATTTGGACACCTCTGGAAATGAGGTCATTCGGGCGCAGTTCGCTTCAGCGAACGATTTTCAGGATGGCAAGGCCGTGGTGCAGATCAAGGAAAATGAATATGCGTTAATTAACCAAAATGGTCAGCGGCTGGCGACGTATCCATATGCCTATGTAGGACCTCTGGGTAACGGATTACTTCCTTTTCAGAAAGAGGCATCGGGGAAATACGGTTATATCGACGAAAGTGGTCATATCCGAATTCAGCCGAGCTTCACATCGGCATTTCCGTTCAGTGGTGGGTACGCTATTGTGAATACCGCGGAGGATTACAACTACATCTATGGCGTTATTAATACACAGGGCACATTTACCATCCAACCCGCCTACAATGACATTCGAGACCTGGGAGAGCATCGGCTGGCCCTGGGGCAAGCAATTGATCCCAAACAGTCTTTTCTAGGTTCGGTCTATGCAATTGCAGATGTCAATGGTAGAAAACTTTCGGATTTTGTATATACGGATGTATCGAATTACAAGGGAGGCCTGGCTTCAGCCACGAATGGAACACAAACGTTCTTTCTGGATCTAAATGGTCGACCTGCATCAGGATACCCCCGTGTAGAAGGCTCGGGCACACTTGAATTGGTAGCTCCCGATCTGATCAAGGCGTATGTGGATCAACGCGTATCCTATGTAAACCGGGCCGGGCAGATCATTTGGCGGCAAAATACGATTGTTCCGCTTCACCCACCTTATCGTGTAAGGGAAGAGAAATATAAGCCAAACCCTAATTACCTCGTGTATTATCCGCAGGTGGAAGGGTTAACCGATCAAGCTGCTCAACTTGCACTAAATGCGAAGTTAAAGGCACTTTCCCAAGTGAAGCCCATCCCTGCGGATCAGAAGCTGGATTACACATATACAGGGGATTTTGATATTACCTTCTACCAGCAGCAATTGCTTCAACTCAAACTCACAGGTTATAACTACCCTGCTGGTGCAGCACACGGCATGCCAACGATGATCTATGCAATCATTAATCTGAGCAGTGGTCAGATGTATGAACTCAAGGATTTGTTTAAACCCAACAGTGATTATGTGAAGGTGCTTAGCAAAATCGTAGGAGATCAGATCAAGAATGATCCACAGTACTCTTATGTTTTTCCGGACACCTATGAGGGAATAAGCCCGGATCAGCCTTTTTTTGTCACAGCAGATGCACTGCATCTATACTTTAGCCCTTATGAAATTGCTCCTTATGTCGCGGGATTTCCGACATTTACAATTCCTTTTACCCAGATCAAGGATATCATTAATACAGAGGGTTCATTCTGGAAAGCTTTTCACGAGCTACCGTAA
- a CDS encoding ABC transporter ATP-binding protein, whose product MNTTSEVSGLMEVTKERKGLLITASIFSVLSSLLQMVPFIGVYKIVEELLIHAREPSALDRDLLMYWGFVSFGALIAGLIALYIGGMCSHIAAFNILYQLRVKLANHVAKVPMGYHTRTATGELKKIIEVSVEKIEKFIAHQLPDLVSAIVIPLVLLCYLFWLDYRMALVLLVPMIIGFWLQSSLFRSERGRQAYRDFQHAIEEMNSTGVEYVRGMPAVKVFGITADSFLTFKQAVTRYRDISLRITDLCKTSYGMFFIIIISLVTFIVPIGILLSSGNAGNQSFAITFILFLIITPSLSAPLLKLMYLGSGMREIVEGQNRIKAVFAESVVQEPLTPQVPDTYEVAFRQVSFAYEQKDSEAFKPVLQEVDFVAKAGQMTALVGPSGGGKSTIANLLLRFWDVQQGEITIGGVPIQKMGTEKLMETVSFVFQDVHLFYDTIEENIRMGNTAASRDDVIGAARTACCHEFIEKLDEGYDTKIGEGGTYLSGGEAQRIAIARALLKDAPILVLDEATAYADAENEHKIQQGLAQLVQGKTVLIIAHRLTTIRSAEQILVIRQGTIIERGTHDQLREANGLYEKMWQAHIHAASWKLGGAKQ is encoded by the coding sequence ATGAACACCACATCTGAAGTATCCGGTTTAATGGAAGTAACCAAGGAGCGGAAAGGTTTGCTAATTACAGCAAGTATCTTCTCGGTATTATCGAGTCTGCTGCAAATGGTTCCATTTATCGGAGTGTATAAAATTGTCGAAGAACTGTTGATCCATGCTCGGGAGCCATCTGCCCTGGACAGGGATTTGCTGATGTATTGGGGATTCGTCTCTTTTGGAGCGCTGATCGCCGGTCTTATCGCACTCTATATCGGAGGAATGTGCTCGCATATCGCTGCGTTCAACATCCTGTACCAGCTCAGAGTAAAGCTTGCCAACCATGTGGCAAAAGTGCCGATGGGGTATCACACTCGAACTGCGACAGGTGAGCTGAAAAAAATCATTGAAGTCAGCGTTGAGAAAATAGAGAAGTTTATCGCGCATCAGCTTCCCGATCTGGTGAGTGCGATCGTCATTCCACTGGTACTGCTTTGCTATTTGTTCTGGCTTGACTATCGTATGGCACTGGTCTTGCTTGTTCCCATGATTATCGGGTTTTGGCTGCAAAGCAGCCTCTTCCGAAGTGAACGGGGGCGTCAGGCATATCGTGATTTTCAGCATGCGATTGAAGAGATGAACTCAACAGGGGTGGAATATGTAAGAGGAATGCCGGCTGTAAAAGTATTCGGTATTACAGCGGACTCGTTTCTTACCTTTAAACAGGCGGTAACGCGTTATCGCGATATTTCGTTGAGAATAACCGATTTATGCAAGACGTCGTATGGCATGTTTTTCATCATCATTATTTCACTGGTGACCTTTATTGTTCCGATTGGCATTTTACTTTCCAGCGGAAACGCAGGCAATCAGTCTTTCGCGATCACCTTTATTCTTTTTCTGATCATTACACCAAGTTTGTCCGCGCCACTCTTGAAGCTGATGTATCTGGGCAGTGGCATGCGTGAGATTGTGGAGGGTCAGAATCGAATCAAGGCTGTATTTGCCGAGTCGGTTGTACAGGAACCTCTCACTCCGCAAGTGCCCGATACATATGAAGTGGCTTTTCGGCAGGTATCCTTTGCTTATGAACAAAAGGATAGCGAAGCGTTCAAACCTGTACTTCAAGAAGTTGATTTTGTAGCTAAAGCAGGACAAATGACCGCATTGGTTGGACCTTCAGGTGGCGGAAAATCTACTATTGCCAATCTGCTTCTGCGTTTCTGGGACGTGCAGCAAGGCGAAATTACGATCGGCGGGGTTCCCATTCAGAAAATGGGGACAGAGAAGCTGATGGAGACGGTTTCGTTTGTCTTCCAGGACGTACATCTGTTCTACGATACGATTGAGGAAAATATCCGAATGGGCAATACAGCTGCATCACGGGATGACGTCATTGGTGCGGCTCGAACAGCTTGTTGTCATGAGTTTATTGAGAAGCTTGATGAGGGATATGACACCAAAATTGGAGAAGGCGGTACGTACCTGTCTGGCGGTGAAGCTCAACGGATTGCCATTGCGAGAGCTTTACTCAAGGATGCTCCCATTCTCGTATTGGATGAAGCGACAGCGTACGCCGATGCAGAGAATGAACATAAAATCCAGCAAGGTCTGGCCCAACTGGTTCAAGGTAAAACGGTCCTGATTATTGCTCATCGTCTAACAACGATTCGTTCAGCTGAACAGATCCTGGTCATTCGCCAGGGTACCATTATTGAGCGAGGTACACATGATCAATTACGCGAGGCAAACGGTTTGTATGAGAAGATGTGGCAGGCCCATATTCATGCAGCTTCCTGGAAGCTTGGAGGTGCGAAGCAATGA
- a CDS encoding ABC transporter ATP-binding protein, translating to MRNYLYNISGGNPRSLLPSIIAAILDGIAKIVPAALLVDIFNTIYKSFAEPDKGLDIQRMWMVCCILFAWLLVEYAAYSSLYDKTYRAAYSLAATGRLKLAEHIRHLSLGFFGKRDPGDLTNLILSDYGQVEHTISHNLSQLISAIVLPVLAFAGLLFIDWRMAVAMFVAVPLGVALLWMTDSIQARLSENHVRAKNEAASRLQEYLTGIREIKAHNMGGERFERLRRSFDELKSASIRLEGIMGPMIMGAMLLARSGMTWMILAGSYLLAGGELTLPIFLLFLLVGTKVFEPLTVALMSYGEMRYSAYSARRIMEVQQEAPMTGTDSVQPNQAISFDRVTFGYDDELPVLKNLSFTIPPHTITALVGPSGSGKSTVTRLIARFWDVQSGIITIGGQPISGMDPEKLLEDISVVFQDVYLFQDTIGNNIRVGKKEATQAEIEEAAHRACCHEFIASLPQGYDTLVGEGGSTLSGGEKQRISIARALLKNASIVLLDEATASLDPENEAAVQQAINELVANKTVILIAHRLKTIQNADQILVLDQGQLVEQGTHEQLLIGSGIYSRLWQLQHDAEGWQVKV from the coding sequence ATGAGGAACTATTTATACAACATATCGGGTGGTAACCCCCGCAGTCTGCTTCCATCCATCATAGCCGCCATTCTGGACGGGATTGCCAAGATCGTTCCGGCTGCGCTGCTCGTTGATATTTTCAATACGATATACAAATCCTTCGCTGAACCGGATAAGGGACTGGACATCCAGCGCATGTGGATGGTGTGCTGCATTCTGTTTGCATGGCTGTTGGTGGAATATGCGGCTTACTCTTCTCTCTATGATAAAACCTATCGGGCAGCATACAGCCTCGCCGCAACGGGGCGTTTGAAGCTGGCTGAACATATTCGTCATCTATCATTGGGTTTCTTCGGCAAAAGGGACCCGGGGGATCTGACCAATCTGATTCTGAGTGATTATGGGCAGGTGGAGCATACGATCTCTCACAATCTGTCACAGCTCATCAGCGCCATTGTGCTGCCGGTGTTGGCTTTTGCTGGACTCCTGTTTATAGATTGGCGCATGGCAGTGGCGATGTTCGTCGCTGTTCCACTTGGTGTGGCCTTGTTATGGATGACAGACTCCATTCAGGCTCGCTTAAGCGAAAATCATGTGAGAGCCAAGAACGAAGCAGCCAGTCGACTGCAAGAGTATTTAACTGGAATTCGTGAGATCAAAGCCCACAATATGGGCGGAGAACGATTTGAACGGCTGCGTCGCTCTTTTGATGAGTTGAAGTCGGCATCCATTCGGTTGGAAGGCATTATGGGTCCGATGATAATGGGGGCGATGCTGCTTGCGCGTTCCGGGATGACGTGGATGATTTTGGCGGGAAGTTATTTGCTTGCTGGCGGGGAATTGACATTGCCGATATTTCTGCTGTTTTTGCTGGTCGGTACAAAAGTATTTGAACCTCTGACCGTTGCGCTGATGAGTTATGGTGAAATGCGATACTCCGCATATAGTGCACGGCGCATTATGGAAGTGCAGCAGGAGGCGCCAATGACAGGAACAGACAGCGTACAACCTAATCAGGCCATTTCGTTTGACCGCGTAACCTTTGGCTATGATGATGAGCTGCCTGTGCTGAAGAATTTGTCATTTACCATCCCTCCGCATACGATCACTGCACTTGTTGGGCCTTCCGGCAGTGGCAAAAGTACGGTTACCCGTCTCATTGCGCGTTTCTGGGATGTGCAGTCAGGTATCATTACGATTGGCGGACAGCCCATTAGCGGCATGGACCCGGAAAAACTATTGGAGGATATCTCTGTTGTCTTCCAGGACGTCTATCTGTTCCAGGATACAATCGGTAACAACATACGTGTAGGGAAGAAAGAGGCTACCCAGGCAGAAATCGAAGAAGCAGCACACCGGGCTTGCTGTCATGAGTTTATCGCAAGTTTGCCTCAAGGATATGACACGTTAGTGGGAGAAGGCGGCTCGACGTTATCTGGTGGGGAAAAACAGCGTATATCGATTGCTCGTGCGTTATTGAAAAATGCATCCATCGTATTGCTGGACGAAGCTACGGCGTCACTCGACCCGGAAAATGAAGCCGCAGTACAGCAAGCGATTAATGAGCTGGTCGCGAACAAAACGGTAATCCTGATCGCCCATCGTTTGAAAACGATCCAAAATGCGGATCAGATCCTTGTTCTGGATCAGGGCCAGCTGGTGGAACAAGGAACGCATGAGCAATTATTGATTGGCTCGGGCATCTATTCGCGTCTGTGGCAATTACAGCATGATGCCGAGGGATGGCAGGTAAAGGTATAG